Sequence from the Nocardia cyriacigeorgica GUH-2 genome:
GTCAGCCACCGGATGCCCGAGGGCACCGTGTTCATGTACCACGCCCAGGACCGCGCGGTGGACGTGCCGCGCATCGAAGGCCCCGACGACAGCGCGGCCTCCGGTAAGCCGTTCAACGGCAAGGGCAAGCGCGGCGGTATCCACAATGCGCTCACCCGGATCATGATCAAGCCCTCCCACCTCATCGGCGGCTACGCCCAGCAGTCGTTCGCCCTGAACTACCACGGGCCGACCGGAAACCAGCGCGACGAAGTCACCACCATTCGTCGGCGCAGCCAGGAAGTGGAGTACTAACTATGCGCGTCATGGCACAGCTGGCGATGGTCATGAACCTCGACAAATGCATCGGCTGCCACACCTGTTCGGTCACCTGCAAGCAGGCCTGGACCAACCGCGGCGGCACCGAGTACGTCTGGTTCAACAATGTGGAGACCCGGCCCGGTCAGGGCTACCCGCGCCAATATCAGGACCAGGAGAAGTGGAAGGGCGGCTGGGCGCTGAACAAGCGCGGCAAGCTGACTCTGAAGTCCGGTTCGCGAATGAAGCGGCTGCTCAACATCTTCGCCAACCCGGACCTGCCCACGGTCGAGGATTACTACGAACCGTGGAGCTATGACTACGACAACCTGCTGTCCTCACCGCCCACCGACACCACCCCGGTGGCCCGGCCGAAATCGCTGATCACCGGCGAGGACACCAAGGTCACCTGGGGCGCCAACTGGGACGACGACCTGGGCAGTGGGCCCGAGCAGGTCGGTAAGGACCCGCTGCTCGGCAAGCTCGAAGACAAGGTGAAACTGGAGTTCGAAGAGACCTTCATGTTCTACCTGCCGCGCATCTGCGAGCACTGCCTCAACCCTTCGTGTGCCGCGTCGTGCCCGTCGGGTGCGATCTACAAGCGCGCCGAGGACGGCATCGTGCTCGTCGACCAGGACAAATGCCGCGGTTGGCGGCAGTGCATCACCGGCTGCCCGTACAAGAAGATCTACTTCAACCACAAGACCGGCAAAGCCGAGAAATGCACGTTCTGCTATCCACGCGTGGAGGTCGGCATCCCGACCGTGTGCTCGGAGACCTGCGTCGGCCGGCTGCGCTACATCGGCGTGATGCTCTACGACGCCGACGCCGTGCTCGAGGCCGCCTCGGTCACCGACACCAAGGACCTCTACCCGTCGCAGCTGGGTGTGTTCCTCAACCCGCACGACCCGCGGGTGATCGCCGAGGCGGAACGCGCCGGCATCTCACCGGATTGGATTCAGGCCGCGCAGGATTCGCCGGTCTACAAGCTGATCGTCGACTACCAGATCGCGCTGCCACTGCATCCGGAATACCGGACCATGCCGATGGTCTGGTACGTGCCGCCGCTGTCGCCGGTGGTCGACGTGCTGTCGGAGACCGGCCACGACGCCGAGGACGTGGGCAACCTGTTCGGCGCCATCGACGCCCTGCGCATCCCGGTGGAGTACCTGGCCGAACTGTTCACCGCGGGCGAGATCGGCCCGGTGCGGGCGTCGTTGCAGCGGTTGGCGGCCATGCGCTCGTTCATGCGGTCGGTGAACCTCGGGATGGAGCCGGATCCGTCGATCGCGCCGTCGGTGCGGTTGGAGCCGGAAGAGATCGAGGCGATGTACCGGCTGCTGGCCATCGCCAAATACGAGCACCGCTACGTCATCCCGCAGGGCGCGACCTCCAAGGCGCACGAACTGGATTCGCTGGCCACCGGCTGCTCGCTCGACACCGACGGCGGACCCGGCATGACGGCGTTCGACCAGATGGTGGAGAAGTTCAGCCTCACCGACACCAATGCGGCTGCGCCCGAGGAGAAGTCGGGGCGGATCAATCTGTTGAACTGGGATGGGAAGAGCACTTCGGGGCTGCTGCCCAGCGCGAACGGGAACGGGGCTGCGGGGAACGGTTCGGCCGGCGACGGCTCGGCCGGCGACGGCTCGGCCGGAAACAGCTCGACCGGAAACAGCTCGACCCGCAACGGCTCGGCCGGAAACGGGCACGCGGTGAATGGGGCGGCGGGGAACGGGGCCAACGGCAGTGGCGTCGACGGCGCCGCAGGCGATGAGCTCGCCGACACCGCGGGCAGCGCGACGGGCGGACGGCAATGATCCGCCGAGAGCCGCTGTGCCGCGCCGCGACCAGCGCTTCCACCACGATGCGCAGCTGGGCACCGGGCCGGGTGCACTACCTCGCCGGTGCACAGGCGTCGCGGCCGATGTGGCTCGCGTGGTCGTCGACCGGCGGCGCCCACGCGGTGGTTCCCGCGACCTCCAGCCGTCACCCGCAGCCGCGTCCGGCGGCACGGCCGCCGATGACCGGAGGTCCGAAATGGCGCTGCTGAAGATCCGGCGTCGTCCGGAACCCGTTGTCGCCCTGAGTGATCGCGACCGTCGCCTGGTGTGGCGCACCGCCGCACTGCTGCTCGACTACCCGAGCGCGGACACATTGAAGGTGCTCGACCAGCTGGCCGACGCGGTGGCGCAGCTGCCCGAACCGGTGCGCTCGCAG
This genomic interval carries:
- the narH gene encoding nitrate reductase subunit beta, coding for MAQLAMVMNLDKCIGCHTCSVTCKQAWTNRGGTEYVWFNNVETRPGQGYPRQYQDQEKWKGGWALNKRGKLTLKSGSRMKRLLNIFANPDLPTVEDYYEPWSYDYDNLLSSPPTDTTPVARPKSLITGEDTKVTWGANWDDDLGSGPEQVGKDPLLGKLEDKVKLEFEETFMFYLPRICEHCLNPSCAASCPSGAIYKRAEDGIVLVDQDKCRGWRQCITGCPYKKIYFNHKTGKAEKCTFCYPRVEVGIPTVCSETCVGRLRYIGVMLYDADAVLEAASVTDTKDLYPSQLGVFLNPHDPRVIAEAERAGISPDWIQAAQDSPVYKLIVDYQIALPLHPEYRTMPMVWYVPPLSPVVDVLSETGHDAEDVGNLFGAIDALRIPVEYLAELFTAGEIGPVRASLQRLAAMRSFMRSVNLGMEPDPSIAPSVRLEPEEIEAMYRLLAIAKYEHRYVIPQGATSKAHELDSLATGCSLDTDGGPGMTAFDQMVEKFSLTDTNAAAPEEKSGRINLLNWDGKSTSGLLPSANGNGAAGNGSAGDGSAGDGSAGNSSTGNSSTRNGSAGNGHAVNGAAGNGANGSGVDGAAGDELADTAGSATGGRQ